One region of Pararhizobium qamdonense genomic DNA includes:
- a CDS encoding efflux RND transporter periplasmic adaptor subunit: MRLRIWLIFLFVAAGGIFFFRAQLAPYLPSFISERISPASPAQPAGAIAADNAPAQTGIQAVTVAVATAKAGSLPVLRQTIGTITPIASTALSSPAAGTVTKVLVKDGDSVKTGDVLVQLDDRTIRANIERDTAVLARDQAALDNANTTLQRIEKLNSDGADTRQQYDDAVSAVKQATAAVGIDNATLHADQVALTQTRITAPFDGKLGVVIPSLGAYLSAGAEVATLTQMAPVYAEFVLSEADLDLARSALANKVLTVSVSAMLADRDGNAVTGPIVFIDNAVDPASGTFKLRALLSNDTQALWPGQSVDAEVNAGARDSLVLVPVVALQPNGDGSIGYVVKPDKTVEQRKVTVAFNAGDTAGVTSGLKDGETVVVEGQAGLSDGSRVRIAAASGGTAAAPVLPGKGSGVPAGGDTAK, encoded by the coding sequence ATGCGGCTGCGGATTTGGTTGATTTTCCTGTTCGTTGCCGCAGGCGGCATTTTCTTTTTTCGGGCGCAGCTGGCGCCTTATCTGCCCTCTTTCATCTCCGAGCGAATTTCGCCCGCATCGCCCGCTCAGCCGGCTGGTGCAATCGCTGCGGACAATGCGCCTGCGCAGACAGGCATTCAGGCCGTCACCGTGGCGGTGGCCACGGCGAAGGCCGGGTCGTTGCCGGTCCTTCGCCAAACGATTGGCACGATCACGCCCATCGCATCGACCGCTCTCAGCAGCCCGGCGGCTGGAACTGTGACAAAAGTTCTGGTCAAGGATGGCGACAGCGTCAAGACCGGCGACGTGCTGGTTCAGTTGGACGACCGGACGATCAGGGCAAACATTGAACGCGACACAGCCGTTCTTGCCAGGGACCAGGCTGCTCTCGACAATGCCAATACCACCCTCCAGCGCATCGAAAAGCTGAACAGCGACGGCGCCGATACCCGCCAGCAATATGACGATGCGGTGTCTGCCGTTAAACAGGCGACGGCAGCTGTCGGCATCGACAATGCCACCCTGCATGCCGACCAGGTTGCACTGACGCAGACCCGGATTACGGCACCATTTGACGGCAAGCTCGGCGTCGTCATCCCATCGCTTGGTGCCTATCTCTCCGCCGGTGCTGAGGTCGCGACGCTGACGCAGATGGCGCCCGTCTATGCCGAATTCGTGCTATCGGAAGCGGATCTCGATCTCGCCCGGTCCGCTTTGGCAAACAAGGTGCTGACGGTGTCCGTGTCAGCCATGCTTGCTGATCGCGACGGCAACGCTGTAACAGGCCCAATCGTCTTCATCGACAACGCGGTCGATCCGGCGTCCGGCACTTTCAAGCTGCGGGCGCTGCTGTCCAATGACACGCAGGCGCTGTGGCCGGGGCAGTCGGTGGATGCCGAAGTCAATGCCGGCGCACGAGATAGTCTCGTGCTGGTGCCGGTCGTGGCTCTTCAGCCGAATGGCGATGGATCAATCGGCTATGTGGTCAAGCCGGACAAAACCGTCGAACAGCGCAAGGTGACGGTCGCCTTCAATGCCGGGGACACGGCGGGCGTGACGAGCGGTTTGAAGGACGGCGAGACGGTTGTTGTCGAAGGGCAGGCAGGCTTGAGCGATGGAAGCCGGGTGAGGATCGCTGCCGCCAGCGGCGGCACGGCGGCGGCGCCCGTGTTGCCGGGGAAGGGCTCTGGCGTTCCAGCCGGCGGAGACACCGCGAAATGA
- a CDS encoding SDR family NAD(P)-dependent oxidoreductase, whose protein sequence is MDSENKAFPEQQFAGKSVVISGGTSGIGLAIAEGFSRAGATVVASGSSAAKIAECKANADYAAIDFRLFDVRSNEDVKSFFAGFSSLDVLVNCQGVARPDAEWDEETFLDVMDINLSSAMRLSRAAFPLLKISGGSIINFASMLSYLADETVPAYTASKTGIVGLTRALAHKYGRDGVRVNAIGPGYHKTEMTRALWSVPDSAQKIAERSALKRWGTTADLVGPVLFLASPAAQFVTGVTLPVDGGYHSG, encoded by the coding sequence ATGGATAGCGAAAACAAGGCCTTCCCGGAACAGCAGTTCGCTGGAAAGTCTGTCGTCATCTCCGGCGGCACCAGCGGCATCGGGCTCGCCATCGCCGAAGGCTTTTCCCGCGCCGGTGCAACGGTTGTCGCCAGCGGTTCGTCCGCCGCAAAGATCGCCGAATGCAAGGCGAATGCGGATTACGCCGCTATCGATTTCCGCTTGTTCGATGTCCGCAGCAATGAGGACGTCAAAAGCTTTTTCGCCGGTTTTTCGAGCCTGGACGTTCTGGTCAACTGCCAGGGCGTCGCGCGCCCCGATGCCGAATGGGACGAAGAGACCTTTCTCGATGTCATGGACATCAATCTATCAAGCGCGATGCGGCTGTCGCGGGCAGCTTTTCCATTGCTCAAAATATCGGGTGGCAGCATCATCAATTTTGCCTCGATGCTCAGCTATCTCGCCGATGAAACAGTGCCAGCCTATACGGCGAGCAAGACGGGGATCGTCGGTTTGACCCGGGCTCTTGCTCACAAATATGGCCGCGACGGCGTCCGGGTCAACGCAATCGGCCCCGGTTATCACAAGACCGAGATGACCCGGGCGCTCTGGTCTGTCCCAGACAGCGCGCAAAAGATCGCCGAACGCTCCGCCCTGAAACGCTGGGGAACAACAGCCGACCTCGTCGGCCCCGTACTGTTCCTCGCCTCCCCCGCCGCCCAATTTGTCACCGGTGTGACGTTGCCGGTCGATGGCGGCTACCACTCGGGTTGA
- a CDS encoding efflux RND transporter permease subunit: MTFSEIFIRRPVATILLIVGVILAGVSAYSQLPVAALPQADFPTINVSAQLAGASPDTMASSVATPLIKQFETIAGIDTISASSSLGNTQITIQFDLSRDIDAAAADVQAAIARAQRQLPDNLTTPPSYRKANPADAAVLILALTGDGGPLSKMDDVAENIISPALSTISGVAQAQVFGAKAYAVRIEVDPRKLDSRGLSLNGLASTLSAANNQSPVGTLQNGSQALTVDIPTQRSDADAFKTLIIAQPGGRIVRLGDVAKVQDSVSAINQGSWLDGKPSIALAIQRQPGANTVAVVDAILAKVPELQAGLPPGMHINIVNDASVSIRASVNDVETTLAITIGLVVLVIFLFLRRVSATLIPALTVPLSLISTVGFMYVLGFSIDNISLLGLTLSVGLVVDDAIVMLENIVRKVEEGVAPFEAAIEGSREVTGTIISMSISLVAVFLPILLMGGIVGRVLNEFGVVVTLAILSSAVVSLTVTPMLAARLPQQQHGDSAREGIFDRVTAGYGRAVGLCLEHRAIVMMVFVATLAATGWMFASLPRSFFPTEDIGILTVSTQARQDISYQAMSALQAQAASIVSADPDVQHVTSTLGAGPGGSALNTGSLLVQLKSRDARRPLDETLKSLRHSLSAVPGLKAFITPSQSLRFGGRSTQSLYQVVLQSINAAAARQWSQTLGDAMRAEPALFVDVASDLQNNALQAHVMVDNDRASSFGITAEALRTTLEAAFGSFVVTQIQTTGNNYDVILEYDQSLPWNEQTLAAIRVPSSSGALVPLSSFARVTREAGPVTVNQTGQLTAVTLSFNLPQGVSLGTATARIDALKQEIKLPASVSTNYAGAAQIFEQASGNTGLLIGAAVLTIYVVLGVFYESFLHPLTILSGLPSAAFGALLTLKICGFDLSIIALIGLLMLIGIVKKNAIMMIDVALSLQRDEHHATLDAIHQAAVRRFRPIMMTTFCALLGALPIAIGAGASSELRQPLGVAVVGGLLVSQVLTLFMTPVVFVEIERLRMFMQSLWTRKQGVPVEP; encoded by the coding sequence ATGACATTCTCCGAAATCTTCATTCGCCGGCCGGTCGCCACCATCCTGTTGATCGTCGGCGTTATTCTCGCCGGCGTGTCGGCCTATTCTCAGCTGCCGGTCGCCGCGTTGCCGCAGGCGGATTTTCCCACGATCAACGTTTCGGCGCAGCTGGCCGGTGCGTCGCCCGACACGATGGCGAGTTCGGTCGCGACACCGTTAATCAAGCAATTCGAAACGATCGCCGGGATCGACACGATCAGCGCCAGCTCTTCGCTCGGAAATACCCAGATCACCATCCAGTTCGACCTGTCGCGCGATATCGATGCCGCAGCCGCCGACGTTCAGGCGGCGATTGCGCGCGCGCAACGCCAGCTGCCGGATAACCTGACGACGCCGCCGAGCTACCGCAAGGCAAATCCGGCCGATGCCGCAGTGCTGATCCTGGCGCTGACGGGAGATGGCGGACCTCTGTCGAAGATGGATGATGTGGCGGAAAACATCATCTCGCCGGCGCTTTCGACCATTTCGGGCGTCGCCCAGGCGCAGGTTTTCGGCGCGAAGGCCTATGCCGTGAGGATCGAGGTCGATCCGCGCAAGCTGGATAGCCGCGGCCTGTCGCTGAACGGTCTGGCCTCGACCCTGTCTGCTGCCAACAATCAGTCGCCGGTCGGTACATTGCAGAACGGATCGCAGGCGTTGACCGTGGATATACCCACCCAGCGCTCCGATGCCGATGCCTTCAAGACGCTCATCATCGCGCAGCCGGGCGGCCGGATCGTGCGGCTGGGGGATGTCGCCAAGGTCCAGGACAGCGTTTCCGCCATCAATCAGGGCAGCTGGCTCGACGGAAAGCCCTCCATTGCGCTCGCCATCCAGCGCCAGCCGGGCGCCAATACCGTCGCTGTTGTCGATGCCATCCTGGCCAAGGTTCCGGAACTGCAGGCGGGGCTGCCACCGGGCATGCATATCAATATCGTCAACGACGCCTCGGTCTCCATTCGCGCTTCGGTGAACGATGTCGAGACGACGCTGGCGATCACCATCGGCCTCGTTGTCCTGGTGATCTTCCTGTTTCTGAGGCGCGTTTCGGCAACATTGATCCCTGCGCTGACCGTGCCGCTCTCGCTGATTTCCACCGTCGGCTTCATGTATGTGCTCGGCTTTTCCATCGACAATATCTCGCTGCTCGGGCTGACGCTTTCCGTCGGGCTTGTCGTCGATGATGCCATCGTGATGCTGGAAAACATCGTCCGCAAGGTGGAGGAAGGTGTTGCGCCCTTTGAGGCTGCCATCGAAGGCAGCCGCGAAGTGACGGGGACCATCATCTCCATGTCGATTTCCCTGGTTGCCGTGTTTCTGCCGATCCTGTTGATGGGCGGTATTGTCGGCCGCGTCCTCAATGAATTCGGCGTGGTCGTCACCCTGGCCATTCTGTCGTCGGCCGTCGTGTCGCTGACCGTCACGCCGATGCTGGCGGCGCGCCTGCCGCAGCAACAGCATGGGGATAGCGCGCGTGAAGGAATATTCGACAGAGTGACGGCAGGCTATGGACGCGCCGTCGGCTTGTGCCTGGAGCATCGGGCCATCGTCATGATGGTGTTCGTTGCGACGCTGGCCGCCACCGGCTGGATGTTTGCAAGCCTGCCACGCAGCTTCTTTCCGACGGAGGACATCGGTATCCTCACCGTATCGACGCAGGCGCGGCAGGATATTTCCTATCAGGCGATGAGCGCATTGCAGGCGCAGGCGGCGTCGATCGTTTCGGCAGATCCGGACGTTCAGCACGTCACCTCGACGCTGGGAGCCGGACCTGGGGGGTCGGCGCTGAATACCGGTTCCCTGCTCGTGCAGCTGAAAAGCCGCGATGCACGGCGGCCGCTTGACGAGACCTTGAAAAGCCTGCGGCATTCGCTCTCTGCTGTGCCCGGATTGAAAGCCTTTATTACCCCGTCGCAAAGCCTGCGGTTTGGCGGGCGCAGCACGCAAAGCCTTTACCAGGTGGTCCTGCAATCCATCAATGCCGCTGCAGCCCGGCAATGGTCGCAGACACTGGGCGACGCGATGCGCGCCGAGCCGGCTCTTTTCGTCGATGTTGCCTCCGATCTGCAAAACAACGCCCTGCAGGCCCATGTCATGGTCGATAACGATCGGGCGAGCAGTTTCGGCATCACAGCCGAGGCCCTCAGGACGACGCTGGAGGCGGCTTTTGGCAGTTTCGTCGTCACCCAGATCCAGACGACCGGCAACAATTACGACGTCATCCTCGAATATGATCAGTCTCTGCCCTGGAACGAGCAGACATTGGCCGCCATTCGCGTACCATCGTCCTCCGGCGCGCTGGTGCCGCTTTCCAGTTTTGCCCGGGTGACCCGCGAGGCAGGCCCGGTGACGGTCAACCAGACCGGGCAGCTGACCGCAGTGACGCTGTCGTTCAATCTGCCGCAGGGCGTTTCGCTTGGCACGGCAACGGCACGGATCGACGCGCTGAAGCAGGAGATCAAACTCCCCGCATCCGTCAGCACCAACTATGCCGGTGCCGCCCAGATATTCGAACAGGCAAGCGGCAATACCGGCCTGTTGATCGGCGCGGCGGTGCTGACGATCTATGTGGTGCTCGGCGTGTTCTACGAGAGTTTCCTGCACCCGCTGACGATTTTGTCCGGTCTTCCATCTGCGGCGTTCGGCGCTCTCTTGACCTTGAAGATTTGCGGCTTCGACCTGTCGATCATCGCGCTGATCGGTCTTCTCATGCTGATCGGGATTGTCAAGAAGAACGCGATCATGATGATCGACGTTGCCCTGTCGCTGCAGCGCGACGAACATCACGCAACGTTGGATGCCATCCACCAGGCTGCCGTGCGCCGCTTCCGGCCAATCATGATGACGACGTTCTGCGCCCTGCTCGGAGCCCTTCCGATCGCGATCGGAGCGGGGGCAAGCTCCGAACTGCGCCAACCCCTCGGCGTCGCCGTCGTCGGCGGTCTTCTGGTCAGCCAGGTGCTGACATTGTTCATGACGCCGGTTGTCTTTGTCGAGATCGAGCGGTTGCGGATGTTCATGCAGTCCTTGTGGACCCGCAAGCAGGGGGTTCCGGTGGAGCCGTAA
- a CDS encoding ABC transporter permease — MTLFGIRIPMMASLVMWALLWEIVGRLDLIFLIPPMTSVIAAGFSLVQTGSWQSATVITLRSFVYGMALAIIVGVPLGVLMGRVRIVDNIFGLWVNMFVSAPLSALVPILMILFGLGETTVFVTVFLFAVWIIVLDARAGVMQVPPSLIEMGRCYGASRWTIFTKIVLLSALPEILAGIRIGLIRGVKGVVIGQILVSIIGYGELFELYSRSFDMERFWALTLILFAAAMLLSAAVEHFEKRIEYYAGAR, encoded by the coding sequence ATGACCCTTTTCGGTATTCGCATTCCCATGATGGCGTCGCTTGTGATGTGGGCCTTGCTGTGGGAAATCGTCGGGCGGCTGGATCTGATCTTCCTGATCCCGCCGATGACCTCGGTGATCGCGGCGGGTTTCAGCCTTGTCCAGACGGGATCCTGGCAAAGCGCCACGGTGATCACGCTGCGCTCGTTCGTCTACGGGATGGCGCTCGCCATTATCGTCGGGGTTCCCCTCGGTGTCCTGATGGGCCGGGTGAGGATCGTCGATAATATCTTCGGTCTCTGGGTCAACATGTTCGTCAGCGCGCCACTCTCTGCGCTGGTGCCGATCCTGATGATCCTCTTCGGTCTAGGCGAAACCACCGTCTTCGTCACGGTGTTCCTGTTCGCTGTCTGGATCATCGTGCTCGATGCGCGGGCCGGCGTCATGCAGGTTCCGCCATCGCTGATCGAAATGGGGCGCTGCTATGGCGCCTCCCGCTGGACGATCTTTACCAAGATCGTTCTTCTCTCCGCCCTTCCGGAAATCCTCGCGGGCATCCGCATCGGCCTCATCCGCGGGGTCAAGGGCGTCGTCATCGGTCAGATTCTGGTCTCCATCATCGGCTACGGGGAACTCTTCGAACTGTATTCCCGCAGTTTCGACATGGAGCGGTTCTGGGCTCTCACCCTCATTCTGTTCGCCGCAGCCATGTTGCTGTCTGCGGCGGTCGAACACTTCGAAAAACGCATCGAATATTACGCAGGAGCGCGATAA
- a CDS encoding ABC transporter permease: MSVSPTKLTDGIGAKKAPVTAGATLFRFAEERRSFWVLLSLAILFGAWEIAGLIPISFAFPTFSETVMAFFEMLFDGSMFYAYFLTLQPLVLGVAVSAVLGIALGVAMGLSSKVEWLLAPVFIVLQAAPMAALVPLVTFIYGIGLTAKTLAVIMLALPVIVLNAYKAVRHVNPSLVDMCRSFQGTRLQQIFKIIIPDASPVLFAGLRLGIAAGFIGVMLAELLITPTGIGDLITYHRSVANYAHMYASVASIIAVSTLTLAGLQYFETHVLRPEKRRK, from the coding sequence ATGTCCGTGTCCCCCACCAAACTGACCGACGGGATCGGAGCCAAGAAAGCTCCGGTCACGGCCGGCGCGACGCTTTTCAGGTTTGCAGAAGAGAGGCGGTCCTTCTGGGTCCTGCTGTCGCTGGCAATCCTGTTTGGCGCCTGGGAGATCGCGGGGTTGATCCCCATCAGCTTCGCGTTCCCCACCTTCAGCGAGACGGTGATGGCCTTTTTTGAAATGCTGTTTGATGGCAGCATGTTCTATGCGTATTTCCTGACACTGCAGCCGCTTGTTCTTGGTGTCGCCGTCTCAGCCGTCCTCGGCATCGCGCTTGGCGTTGCCATGGGATTGTCTTCCAAAGTGGAATGGCTGCTCGCACCTGTTTTCATCGTGCTTCAGGCGGCGCCGATGGCGGCACTCGTGCCGCTCGTCACCTTCATCTACGGGATCGGGCTGACGGCAAAGACACTTGCAGTCATCATGCTGGCGCTGCCTGTGATCGTGCTCAATGCCTACAAGGCGGTGCGCCACGTCAATCCGTCACTTGTGGATATGTGCCGCTCCTTCCAGGGAACGCGCCTGCAGCAGATCTTCAAGATCATCATTCCGGATGCATCGCCAGTCCTGTTTGCCGGACTGCGTTTGGGTATCGCCGCCGGCTTCATCGGCGTGATGCTGGCGGAACTTTTGATCACGCCGACGGGTATCGGCGATCTCATCACCTATCACCGGTCGGTGGCCAATTATGCGCATATGTATGCGTCGGTCGCCTCCATCATCGCGGTCTCGACGCTGACGCTGGCGGGCCTGCAATATTTCGAAACGCATGTGCTGCGTCCTGAAAAAAGGAGGAAGTAA
- a CDS encoding ABC transporter substrate-binding protein, whose amino-acid sequence MRNFSKRIRAYAAAAVFSAAAVLPAAAWADPMRIAFGDIATVESLHLLVALERAKEKGVDVQVTYLKSEDIAAQAVVSGQADIGIGGPYALLQKVKAPIRVFMQLSKLQFYPVVNSEFYKDWKDLDGQEIAVHSRGSGTEAIMQLMADKNGIKYSNIAYVPGAEVRTGALLQGNVKATIVDSSGKRILEKEAPGKFAFLPLGEVAATDEALFANTDYLTANEKDVEILVEAILTTWREVAADPKSIVALREKYKLLPDATPDMIADIEPYFTEAAPGMPLNGGGEDAARDDFDFYTVSGALTGDPKELKVEDFWSLGALNAALAKAGTK is encoded by the coding sequence ATGAGGAATTTTTCCAAAAGGATTCGGGCCTATGCCGCCGCCGCCGTTTTTTCGGCTGCCGCCGTATTGCCGGCCGCGGCCTGGGCCGATCCGATGCGGATCGCCTTTGGTGACATCGCGACGGTGGAATCGCTGCATCTGCTGGTCGCGCTGGAGCGGGCCAAGGAGAAGGGCGTCGATGTCCAGGTCACATATTTGAAGAGCGAGGATATCGCGGCACAGGCCGTGGTCAGCGGGCAGGCCGATATCGGCATCGGCGGACCCTATGCGCTGTTGCAGAAGGTCAAGGCGCCGATCCGCGTGTTCATGCAGCTGAGCAAGCTGCAGTTCTATCCGGTCGTCAATTCCGAATTCTACAAGGACTGGAAAGATCTCGACGGGCAGGAAATAGCCGTCCATTCGCGCGGGTCGGGCACGGAAGCCATCATGCAGCTGATGGCTGACAAGAACGGCATCAAATATTCCAATATCGCCTATGTGCCGGGCGCCGAAGTGCGCACCGGTGCGCTGCTTCAAGGCAACGTCAAGGCGACAATTGTTGATTCGTCCGGCAAGCGCATCCTGGAAAAGGAAGCGCCGGGCAAGTTTGCCTTCCTGCCGCTCGGGGAAGTCGCGGCCACCGACGAGGCGCTTTTTGCCAATACGGACTATCTGACGGCCAATGAGAAGGATGTCGAAATCCTGGTCGAGGCTATCCTGACGACCTGGCGCGAGGTTGCGGCCGATCCGAAGTCGATCGTGGCGCTGCGTGAGAAATACAAGCTGCTTCCGGATGCGACCCCCGACATGATCGCCGATATCGAGCCCTATTTCACGGAGGCCGCTCCCGGCATGCCGCTGAATGGCGGCGGCGAAGATGCGGCCCGCGACGATTTCGATTTTTACACGGTATCGGGTGCGCTGACCGGCGATCCGAAAGAACTGAAGGTCGAGGATTTCTGGAGCCTCGGCGCGCTGAACGCGGCCCTCGCCAAGGCAGGCACGAAGTAG
- a CDS encoding ABC transporter ATP-binding protein: protein MANTALSYANGPTAAKVGDAVVEVREICKQYGEIEALRGINLGFERGKLTTLLGPSGCGKTTLLKIIAGLVPSTSGEIRVNGKVVTGPGPERAFVFQDFALMPWATVLRNVGFGLELKGISVAQRNATARRYIEEVGLAGFEDKYPHELSGGMRQRVGIARAFAVNADVLLLDEPFSAVDEQNRRKFQEDLLRLVDLEKKTFIFVTHSIEEAVYVSDRIVLLSPRPGRISQIIDPRIDRSATPDDIRRDAGYLDVVEEIWQGLRQYAE from the coding sequence ATGGCAAATACTGCGCTTTCTTACGCCAATGGCCCAACGGCTGCAAAGGTCGGTGACGCTGTCGTCGAGGTCCGGGAAATCTGCAAGCAATATGGGGAAATCGAAGCGCTGCGCGGCATCAATCTGGGTTTCGAGCGCGGCAAGCTGACGACGCTTCTCGGTCCTTCCGGTTGCGGCAAGACCACGCTGTTGAAGATCATTGCCGGCCTTGTCCCATCGACCTCGGGCGAAATCCGCGTCAATGGAAAGGTGGTCACCGGTCCGGGTCCTGAACGCGCCTTCGTCTTTCAAGACTTTGCCCTGATGCCCTGGGCGACCGTGCTTCGCAATGTCGGTTTTGGCCTGGAGTTGAAGGGCATATCGGTTGCGCAGCGCAACGCGACCGCCCGCCGCTATATTGAGGAAGTGGGCCTTGCAGGCTTTGAGGACAAATATCCGCACGAGCTTTCCGGTGGCATGCGCCAGCGCGTCGGCATCGCACGGGCCTTTGCAGTCAATGCCGATGTCCTTCTCCTTGACGAGCCGTTCTCGGCGGTCGACGAGCAGAACCGGCGCAAGTTCCAGGAAGACCTGTTGCGGCTGGTCGATCTGGAGAAGAAAACCTTCATCTTCGTCACCCACTCGATCGAAGAGGCTGTCTATGTGTCGGATCGCATCGTGCTCCTGTCGCCACGGCCGGGCCGTATTTCCCAGATCATCGATCCGCGCATCGACCGCTCCGCCACACCCGACGACATCCGCCGCGATGCCGGTTATCTCGACGTCGTCGAGGAAATCTGGCAGGGGCTGCGCCAATATGCGGAGTAG
- a CDS encoding FadR/GntR family transcriptional regulator: MDEKTDFSALAKLKGFLATAVLPDDGRLPPERELAESLDIGRAVLRKALATLQAEGVVWRHVGKGTFTGDRPIDTVADINSMVQRTNPLEVMGARIAFEPEVTRCAALNATAAQIAEMRSCMQKAQQAPTWRLYEQWDNKLHRTIGEASQNSLLLGLLDTLNAVRRAVTWGRLRDTPLRPPADHHSFAEHARIVQAIADRDPAAAAEAMRKHLRSVESRMRDTG, from the coding sequence ATGGACGAAAAAACCGACTTTTCAGCCCTCGCAAAACTCAAGGGATTTCTGGCCACCGCCGTCTTGCCCGACGACGGTAGATTGCCTCCCGAGCGCGAACTGGCGGAATCCCTGGATATAGGCCGCGCGGTCTTGCGCAAGGCCTTGGCAACCCTGCAGGCCGAGGGCGTGGTCTGGCGGCATGTGGGCAAAGGCACATTCACCGGTGATCGCCCGATCGACACGGTCGCCGATATCAACTCCATGGTTCAAAGAACGAACCCGCTTGAAGTGATGGGCGCACGCATCGCCTTTGAACCGGAAGTGACGCGGTGCGCTGCGCTGAATGCAACGGCGGCACAGATCGCCGAGATGCGCAGCTGCATGCAAAAGGCGCAGCAGGCGCCGACCTGGCGCCTTTACGAACAATGGGACAATAAACTACACCGCACCATCGGCGAGGCATCGCAGAACTCGCTGCTGCTTGGCCTTCTCGATACGCTGAACGCCGTTCGCCGGGCCGTCACGTGGGGGCGGCTGCGCGACACCCCCCTGCGCCCGCCCGCTGACCATCACAGCTTTGCCGAACATGCACGCATCGTCCAGGCCATCGCCGACCGCGACCCGGCGGCAGCCGCCGAAGCTATGCGAAAACACCTGCGCAGCGTCGAAAGCCGCATGCGCGACACCGGCTGA
- a CDS encoding fumarylacetoacetate hydrolase family protein has protein sequence MNQMPHLTNYVFTPEPVPTMPVAGTDALFPVHRIYCVGRNFADHAVEMGHDPNKEPPFFFQKNPDTLVPPGRDFPYPSESKDVHHEIELIVALHKGGTDIAVENALDHVFGYGVGLDMTRRDLQGEAKKAGRPWETGKAFEASAPCSVLHPVSKVGHPAAGAIWLKVNGELRQNGDLNQMLWKVPEMIAYLSRLFELKAGDLIFAGTPAGVGAVVSGDVMAGHVDGVDAITVKVA, from the coding sequence ATGAACCAAATGCCTCACCTCACGAACTATGTCTTCACCCCCGAGCCTGTCCCCACCATGCCGGTCGCCGGTACCGACGCGCTCTTTCCCGTCCACCGCATCTACTGCGTTGGCCGCAACTTCGCCGACCATGCGGTCGAGATGGGCCACGACCCGAACAAGGAGCCGCCGTTCTTCTTCCAGAAGAATCCCGATACGCTGGTGCCCCCCGGCCGGGATTTCCCCTATCCAAGCGAGAGCAAGGATGTCCATCACGAGATCGAGCTGATCGTGGCGCTGCACAAGGGCGGCACCGACATTGCGGTCGAAAATGCGCTGGATCACGTTTTCGGCTACGGCGTCGGCCTCGACATGACGCGCCGCGACCTGCAGGGAGAAGCCAAGAAGGCCGGCCGGCCATGGGAGACGGGTAAGGCTTTCGAGGCCTCCGCACCCTGCAGCGTCCTGCATCCCGTTTCCAAGGTCGGTCATCCGGCGGCCGGCGCAATCTGGCTGAAGGTCAATGGCGAGCTGCGCCAGAATGGCGATCTCAACCAGATGCTCTGGAAGGTGCCTGAAATGATCGCCTATCTTTCGCGCTTGTTCGAATTGAAAGCTGGCGATCTGATTTTCGCAGGAACCCCCGCAGGCGTCGGTGCGGTCGTTTCCGGCGACGTGATGGCCGGCCATGTCGATGGCGTCGATGCCATAACGGTCAAAGTCGCCTGA